The genomic DNA TCGGCATGAAAAGCGATCTGAAGACAGGTACGAATGCGTCGTTCACAGGCGATGATTAACCGACGCAGACAAAATTGCAAACGGCATTATCAGCAACTGTCTGAAACGAAAAATATCTGTGTCACCAATGGTCAAATTCCATGCAGCCAAACTCAATTTATGCGTCACCGGAGGTTGATTTTGTGTCACCGGAACCATTTTCCTGGTTACCAGTTGGCAAACCCAGATACCAAAGAGGCCGAGATGCGTCGCTGACTGACTGTTGCTTGTCTATTTGACGGATCGCCGGGGGCGACACACCCGACGGCCCGAGATCAAGTGAAACTCCGATATTATTTGTGTTTACATCACTTTGACCGATGTGATAGATTCCGAGGTAGAGCTGATTTGTATGAGAATTCAGGAAATGCGGTCAGGCCTCGAGCATCTGAAAAAGAGAACCGAGCCCGAATCAGAAGAAAACTTCTTCGACTTTCGGTTGTCGCTGGAACCGGATCTTTCATGGCCGGACCCGACGGTTGAGGCAAAAAGCGAGCTCGACGAGCCGTGCTGGTCGCTGGTTTCGTTCGAACAGATCGAAGCCGGAGGGTTGACCTATCGGCAGGCTGCCGAGCTTATGTGGTTGCTCGACTCGCATGGCATCACCGGCCTGTGCGTCATCACCGACGAAGCCGCCGCACGCATGAAACGTTAAAATTCCAGCACGACCTTTCCAAAACTCTCGTTGGACTTCAAATAATTATAAGCAGCAACAACGTCATTGACGGGATAGACACGGTCGACATTAGGCTCGACCGTGCCGGCGATGAGCATTGGTAAAACGTCGTCGACAAAGTAACTTGTGGCTTCAGCCTTTTCTTCGTTTGAGCGGCCGCGAAGCGTCGTGCCAATAATACTCGCACGTTTTTGAAGCGCGATCCCGAGGTTGAATTGAGCCATTCGACCCGAAGTGAGGCCGACAAGTATCAGGCGGCCTTTCATAGCTAAGCTGGCGAGATTTAGTTCAAAATACGCCCCACCGACGAGGTCGAGAATTACATCGACTCCGCGTCCGCCGGTTTTCTCAAGAACAGCTTCGGCAAATTTGGTTTCCGAAGTTGCGATGCCAAGATCGAGCCCGAACTCGGAACATCTCTCTAGCTTTTGAGCGGTTCGTGAGGTGCCGAGGACCGTTGCTCCTTTCGCCTTGGCGATTTGCAAACCGGCAAGTCCGACACCGGAACCGACGGCGTGAATAAGCAGAGTTTTGCCTTCACTGAGGCCGCCGAGAGTGAAGACCGCGTCGTGCGCGGTGATGAACGCCTCGGGCACTGCGGCAGCGTGGATGAAACTCAGGTTCTCCGGAATTTGAGCTAACAGAGCCTCGTCGATGAGCAAAAGCTCAGCCTGCGATTCTCCGGCAACGATGCCAAAAACTCGGTCACCCGCTTTCCATTTGCAAACGTGATTTCCGACTTCAACAACCTCGCCGGCGAATTCAAGGCCTGGAATATTATTCGAATATCCGGCTGGCGGCGGGTACAACCCAGCGACTTGGAGCAGATCGGCTCGATTGAGGCCGGCGGTCTTCACGCGGACAAGAACCTGCGTGTTTTGGGGGGTTGCCGGATCGGGGATCTCACGGATCTCGAGGTTTTCGGGAGTTCCAAATTCGGTGATATATACGGCTTGCATTATTTAATCTTAGCTTCGATATCATTTGCTTTAAGTGAGTTGCCCGTTGCACGTTCTAGTTCGGCAATGGCTTTGTTAAGCTCGGTGCGGGCGCGAAGCTCGTTACTGCGTGCGGCGGCGAGGGCGGTTTGTCGTTCGAGCACTTTGTAAATATCTGATTGGCCTTCGTCGAGCTTTCGCTGCTCCGATTCATATTGTTTTGCCGTGTTCTCACGAGCGATCGCGGCTGCTCGTAGGCGGCCTTCCGAAGTGCGGACCGATTGGAGCGCATTTCGAACTTCGACCTGGATGCCTTGTTCGATCTGTTCCCGCTGCGTGTTAATGCGTTCCGCCTCGACTTTTGCTCGCCCAAGTTGGGCATTCGCGGTCTTATCGCCGAAAAGAGGAATGTTGAAATTGATGCCGAACCGCAGAACCGGATATCTGTTAGCAAAAACACCGCGAAATGGGCTGCCCGTGAGCAAAGCAAGATTCTCTTGCTGCTGAGCACAGCCAACAGGGTCGGGCGGCACTGTCGTACACGGCCCTGGAAACGTGGGATTAAAGCCCGGATTTTGGCTGCCGCCGACGCCGGCCGATGTATAACCGGCGGTGAAGTCGATCTGGGGTTTTTTCTGATCTCGATAGAGTCGTTGGTCGAGCAGATTGATATCTTTCTGGACCTTATTGATCTCCATCTCGGGCCTGTTTCCGAGCGCAAGGTCCATTGCCTCGGGCAGTGTGGTCCTTGGTATCTCTTTTTCGACGCTTTCGACCGGGGTCAAGGCCTGCCGCCATATCGAATTATTGCGGTTTGGTGAGATCAGGCTTTTGACGACATTTTCGGTCGTGTTCACAATGTTTAACGCGTCATAAACAGCTTGTTCAAAATTAGCGACCTGCGTTTCGGCGGCAACTATGTCGATCGGAGCAAGTTGGCCCTCCTCGACGAGGCGGCGGTTATGTTCGAGCTGAGACTTGGCGTCGCGAACGCCGTCACGTTGCACCTGTAAGTTTCGGAGCGCGTAGGCAAGATCCCAATACGCTTTCTCAACCGCCGCAACAACCTCGATCGAACGCTGGCGAAACTGCGTATCGGTCAGTTCAATATTGCGTTTGGCGATTTCGATAGTTCGGCGTCCAGCGTCGAATTTCCGTCCTCTGAACAAAGGCTGAGTAAGCGAAAATCCAAGACTCGAATTATATTGCGGGCTCAGGATGCTGATCGGATTATCCGTGGTCACGCGGGAATTGTTAAATGTTCCCGCCAGGACCGTACCAAATCGCGGAAGGTATCCCTGCACCGTCGCGTTGGCGATGAATGAACCCTGCGTGGTCTTCTGATTATTGCTGAAAATACTGACGTTCGGCGTCGTCGCCCGTTCGTAGTACGACTGGCCCGAAAGCCTCGGCTGAAAGATTCCGCCGGTGCTGCGAAGGTCCCATTCGGCGATCGCCGATGATTTGCGAGCGACTTCGATATCGCGGTTGTTTTCGAGTGCGAGCTCGATCGCTTCGCGCAATGTGAGCGGTTTTTGGTCCGTCATATCGACGCCAACGCGGCCAAGATCCGGAAGCGAACGATCATCCGAACTGTATTTTGCAGCGACCTCGGGAACTCCTAAGATATTTTCCGGCGCGACATTTTGGACGTCGCTCACGGCAGGCGTCGGCGTCGGGCTCTGAGCCAGAGCCTCGCTGCCGGCTGCAATCAGCAATGCCAATATGATTAAGTATAAATGCCGTTTCATAAAAATTACTGCTTCGAAAGCAGCGAGCTCGCGGCGGTCGAGAATTTGCGTTTTGCCCCACCGAATATCCAGGTCGCGAACCGGTTCACGTACCGGAAAAGCCGCATCTCAGCAAGATCGTCAAAGATCGAATAAAACACTGGTACCGCCAGCAAAGTGAGCAGCAGACAAAGTGACTGCCCGCCGACGACAAGCACGCCGATCGAGCGATTAGTGCCGGAGCCTGCACCGGTCGAGACTACTAGCGGGATCATCCCGGCAACCAGCGCAATGGTTGTCATCAGGATCGGACGGAGACGATCGCGATTTGCCTGAATGATAGCTTCGTAACGGTTCATTCCTTTCGAACGAAGGCCATTCGTGTGGTCGATCTGCAAGATCGCGTTCTTTTTAACTACGCCGAAGAGCAGTAGCAGTCCGAGGCCGGAAAAGATGTTTACCGTCTGCCCGGCGACGAGCAGGCTAAAAATGCCGAATGGTACCGAGAGCGGCAGAGTCAGCAAGATTGTGACCGGGTGGATGAACGACTCGAACTGAGCCGCCAGCACGATGTACATAAAAATGAATGACAACGCGAAGGCTAGCAGGAAGTAAAAACCCGCTTTGCCCATTTCCTTAGACTGGCCAACATAGCCGGTCCGATAGCCTTTCGGCAGATTGAGCTCTTTTATGTAGCTGTCGATCGCCGAGGTAATACTCGCAGCCGAACCACCTGGTCTTGTGTTCGCGAGCAGAGTGACCTGACGCTGTCGATTTGTCCGATCTACCGAACTCGGCCCCGTACCGGGTTTTGGCTTCACTACGCGGTCGAGCGTGACCCAACCGACCTTTGCCGACGGTACGATCATTCGGCTCAGCCCTTCGGTATCTGATCGGAACGAATTTATCGCCCGTACTCGCACCTCGTATTGATCAGTACCGGCGTTGAATGTGGTCGCCTGTTGTCCGGCAACAAGCGTATTCAGTGCTTGCGAGATATCGCCCACCCGAACACCCAGATCCGCGGCCGTATCGCGATCGATCTCGAGCTGAACCTCGGGCTTGCCGCTCACGAGCGTTGAGTCGACGTCGACAGCATCCGGGATCGACTTCATCTTCTCCATGATCTTTGTCGAATACTCTTCGAGCTTTTTGAGATCGGGGCCGGCTATCAGGAACTGAACGTTCGCACTGCGAAATCCCCCGCCTGAGAATGCCTGCACGGGCTGAACGCCGGTTCGGAGATCGGCCGGAAAATTCTTGAGCAGATCTCGCGTGGCGGCCATGAGATCTTCCTGCGATTTTGTGCGGGCTTTGATATCGCTTAACTTAACGTAGATCGAGCCCGAGTTAACGACCTGAGCCTGCCCTCCGCCGACGGTTGATAGCGTATCGGTAACGCCCGGCATTTTACGGATCTCGGAAGCGATGCGTTCGAAGATCTGCGACGTTGCACTTATACTCGAACCCTCGGGGGCGCGCACCGTGACCTCAAATTGCGACTGGTCGTCTACCGGTAAAAAGTTCTTACCGACATATGTGAATAACGGAACGATGCTCAAGAACACGAGGATGCAGAGCGTCACGATAACCCAGCGATGACCCATCGAAAATCGAAGCAAATAGGTGTAAAAACGATCTACAGCACGGAACCAACCGGTGTAATGGCTGTCGGATTCGCTCTTTGGTTCGAGCATTCCGTCGCCTTTATTTCTTCGATTTCCTTAGCTTTCTTCTCTTTCTTATGTTTGATCAAGCGAGCCGCTAGCATTGGCGTGAGCGTAAATGACACGATCAACGAGACCAAAACCGCAAACGATGCCGTCAAACCAAAACTCGACATAAAGCGGCCGACTATGCCCTGCATAAATCCGATCGGCACAAAAACTGCCATCAGCGAAAGCGTCGTTGCTAGTACCGCCATACCGATCTCACGTGTGCCCTCGATCGCCGCTTGGAATGGGTTCATGCCCTTTTCTTCGACAAAGCGATATATGTTCTCAAGCACAACGATCGCGTCATCGATGACGATACCGACCATCAGCGTAAGCGAAAGCATCGTGATCGAATTGAGTGTGTAGCCCATCGCGTACATCAATCCGAAAGTCGAAATGATGGAAGTAGGGATCGCAAGTGCGGCAATAAAGGTCGTTCGGAAACTCCATAGAAAGAAGAAGACCACGATCGCCGCGAGGATCGATCCGACCACAAGGTGCTCTTCGATCGCATGGAGCGAGTTTTCGATAAACACGGAGTTGTCACCGATGATCCTCATTTGGAAGCCCGGCGGCAGTGTAGGTTCGATCTCTTTGAGGCGCTCTTTTATCTCATGGGCAACTGCAACGGTGTTCTGGCCCGACTGCTTTGCGACGATGAGTGTTACGGCCGGCGATCCGTTGAGGCGGGCCTCGGACCGAACTTCTTCGGCGCCGTCTTCGACGTAGCCGATATCCTTGACCTTAACCTGATAAGTGCCGCGAGTGGCCACAACGATGTTGTTAAATTCCTCTGGCTTCTGGATCTTTCCGACTGTGCGGACGCTCGTTTCCTTTTGCCCCTCGTCCAGCCGCCCCGAAGGGAACTCCATGTTCTGAATCTTTAAGGCACCCGAAACTTCGGCCGGAGTTACGTTGTACGAACGCATTTTGTCAGGATCTACCCAGACATTGATCTGCCGTTCGGCTCCACCAATGATGGTGATCTGGCCAACTCCGTTGATCGATTCGATGCGTTCCTTGATCTGGTTCTTGGCGACCTCTGTCACATCACGAAGTGATTTCGGGGCGGAAACTGAAATGCGCAGAACAGGTGCGGCGTCTGTGTCGAGCTTTTGTACTGTCGGCTGTTCGGCGGTCTCCGGCAAGTTTGGAATCACCGTTTGGACGCGATTCTCAACCTCCTGAGCTGCAACGTTCACGTCCTTTTCAAGAACAAACTGGACGAATACCTGTGTGATGCCTTCGACCGAGCTGGAGCGGAGTTCGTCGATACCGGAAATTGTGTTGACTGCCTCTTCAATCTTTTCTGTGACCTCGGTCTCCATTTCCTGGGGCGAAGCACCGGGATTGATCACCGTGATGGTAATTGTCGGGAAGTCGATCTTCGGAAATAGATCCACGCCGAGGCTCAAAAACGAAAATGCACCGACAACCACGAGCGACAGGATCAACATCGTGGCAAAAACCGGACGCTTTACACAAACTTCAGCAAGCCATTGCATACATCATTACCCCTAGTTCATTTGCCTGACGAGCACGCCGTCGTACAGTGTGTTGACATTACTTGTGGCCACTACGTCGCCCTCGGCGATGCCGGTTTTGATCTGGATCATACCGTTTTCTAGCAATCCGGTTTGGACCAGAACTTCACGTGCGGCACCGTCTTTCACTATGTAGACCTTGTTGATATCGCCTTCGGCTTTAACAGCCGTCACAGGGACCATAATGGCCGGTTCGGGCTTTGACTGAGTTATCCGGACGGTCGCGAACTGTCCCGGCTTGAGTAGACCTTCGCCGTTATCGACCTCTGCCTCGACAACGAGAGTACGGGCGGTCACGTTTACATTCGGTAGAATTCGGACGACAGTTCCGGCAAAATTTCGATCTGGATATGCACTGGTTTGAAGTGAGATGCCTTGGCCGACGGCGACCCTGCCGATCGATTGTTCGGGAACATCGATACGCATACGCAGACTCGATGTCCGAACGATAGTACCGATCTTTGTATTTGGAGCCTGTGGCGAAAGGTATTCGCCGGGATCGGCGGTTCGCTCAGAAACATAGCCGCTGATCGGTGCGTAGATCGCGGTGTCGCTGACGGCTTTGCGGGCCTGTTCGACCTGAGTTTGAGCCGTGGCGACCGCCGATTTTGCGGCGGCGACCTGGGCTTCTGCCGAATTGATCGCTCTAACTGCGACTGCCGCGTTCGATCGGGCTTCGTCGAGTTGGCCAAGCAGCGAATCGCGGGTCGCACGACGTTGATCGAGTATCGATTTGGAAACATCGCCGGTATCGAACAGACGCTGGGTACGGGCTAGTTCCTTTTCCGCCAGTGTTAGGTTCGCGTTGACCGATTTGACCTGCGAAAAGGTCTCTATATTGAACGATTGTCCATCCTTGAGCCCAAGTCTGATCTGTGCTTGCCTAAGTGCCGCGATGGCCGTATCTACCGCACGACGCTGCTGAACGACCTGTGCCTCGGCCTGTTCAAGCCTGATCTGAGCGTCACGCGGGTCTAGTTTGACCATTATGCTGCCCTTGGTGACGTAGCTGCCGACATCAAAATTGACTTCGAGAACCTTGCCCGCCACGACAGGGGCGACATCCGTCTGAGCGTCGCTCGCCAAATTGCCGGTCGCCTCAAAATAGGTCGGGATCGGCCGGCTGACAGCCTGTGTGGTCGTCACATCGACGGTAGTTGGCTGGTTGCTCGCGTTCGCATTCGTATTCGCCGTTTTCGATCCGCAACCGGCTGCGGTCAGGACCGCCGTCAGGACCGAGATGGCCAAGGTTGTACTTGCTTTCTTAACTCTCATGATAATTGTCGTTTTAGCTAAACTTACGACCTGATCCCGCGGAGCAGGATCTCTGCAAAATTCCTCGCGGCATCTTCGTTCGAGATATCTAGGATCACACGCTTCTTATCCCACAAAATGTTGTTCAGTGAATGGTGTATCAACATTCCGAGGAATGCCCGGACGGCGATCCTCGGGTTCATTTCACGAAAGGCACCGTCACGCTGACGTTCTTCGATATAGCTGCCGATGAACTGGTAGATCTTTTCGATGAACTCGTGAAAGAACCGCTCGGCCAGCTCGTGTTCCTCGAGCGCCGAATAGAACAAGAGCCGCATAAAGCCCTCGTCAGCCTGGTGTTTTTTCAATGCGTCAAACGCAATGTTATAAAATACGGCAAAGTCGTCTTTTTGTTCGATCGCGGCCTTAAGAACTTCGTTCTCTTCCCAGGGAAAGCGGTGAACACCGTCCTGACAGCCCTTTGTATCGAGGATCGCACCGTAAAGGGCGTCCTTGTTCTCAAAATGGCGAAATACCATCGCCTCCGAAACACCAGCCACACGTGCGATCTCTTTGGTCGTCGTGCCCTTAAAACCTCGCTGCGAAAACAGGTTGACAGCCGTCTGTAAGATCTGCTCGCGTCGTTCGTCGCCTTTCATTCGGCCAACGTGGTCACATTTGAAAAAATCTTTGATCAAATTTATACTCTCTACTTAAGTAAGTAAGCACTTACTAATTTCGTAAGATTCTCATTTTGGGATTCAGCTTGTCAAGATAAAATCGTGATAAGAATCACAAGCGTGCGAATTTGCGAACAAAGAAGGCGTCAAATTCGTTACAACCAATAGCGAAACAGCCTCATCTGAAATGTCGCTTTAATTGATATCAATACTCGGAGGTAGGATTTAATATGTCGGAATTTGAAGCAGAAGTTAAAAAAGCAGAACAGGAATTGGAACAGAGCCTCGTGCCGGTCGGCGGCACAGGTGACGACAAGAGCGGTTTTATCGACGACGAATTTTTAGGAGATCTAAAGATGCAGGCACAGGAATACGGACAGAAAATTCAGGACGCGGCGTCGAAGGCAAAGGATTTTGCCAGCGACAAGTTTTCGGCAGCCGGCGATAAGTTCAAAGAGATCTCGGCGAAGGATCCGAAAGAGTTGATCGAGGACGCAAAGGAATTTGCCCGCCAAAAACCGGGACAAACGATCCTCATTTCAGCCGCAGTCGGCGTAGTGCTCGGATTGCTGCTCCGCGGCGGACGAAAATCGTAAGATCGATCATTTGAAGTTAATAGGGCCGCATCTCGACGAGATGCGGCCTTTTTCATTTGGCAATCACTCCGGCCTTCCGTGTTGATAGGTGTCAGTAAAATATGCAATCTTTGCTTCGTATAATATTCTTATTGAAACCCTGCGAAAGAGACAGGCAGGCAATTTGAGATCAAATGAAAAAACTAATCGAGTGCGTTCCAAATTTTAGCGAAGGGCGCGATATCACGGTGATCACGCAGATCACCGATGTGGTCGAAAAGATCGATGGCGTTAAGCTGCTGGACGTAGATCCGGGCTACTCGACGAACCGGACGGTCGTGACGTTCGTCGGGACGCCGGACGAGGTCGCCGAGGCGGCTTTTCAGGCTGTCAAAAAGGCTCAGGAACTGATCGACATGCGGCGGCACAAGGGCGATCATCCGAGGTTTGGTGCGACAGATGTGCTGCCGCTGATTCCGATCTCGGGCGTGACAATGGAGGAGACCGCCGAACTCGCTCGTAAATTAGGCGAGCGGATCGGCACCGAACTCGGCTTTCCGGTCTATGCGTATGAGAATGCCGCGACCGAAGAGAAACGCCGGAACCTCGCAAATTGCCGTGAGGGCGAGTATGAAGGGCTAAGGGACAAGATCGCGTCCGCAGAGTGGAAGCCGGATTTTGGGCCGACGGAATTTAATGAGTCGGTCGCGCGATCAGGTGCGGTGGCGGTAGGGGCGAGAGATTTTCTGATCGCGGTCAATTTTAATCTCAACACGACCTCGACTCGCCGAGCGAATGCGATCGCTTTTGACGTTCGTGAGAAAGGCCGCACTTTGCGCGAGGGAAATCCGATCACCGGCAAGATCGTCAAGGATGAGAACGGCGAACCCGTGATGATCCCCGGAACGCTCAAAGGAACCAAAGCGATCGGCTGGTATATCGCGGAATACGGCATCGCACAGGTTTCGATGAATATCACGAATCTGAGCGAGACGCCGCTGCACGTGGCGTTTGACGAGGTGAGCGAAAAGGCACGGCAACGCGGGCTGCGAGTGACGGGGCTCGAGATCGTCGGGCTTGTACCGAAAAAGGCGATCATCGACGCCGGTAAGTATTATCTGACCAAACAGGGCCGCTCGCTCGGCGTGACCGAGGCTGAGATCATCAAGATCGCTATTAAATCGATGGGCCTCGACGACCTCAAGCCGTTCGATCCGCAGGAGAAGATCATCGAATACAACATTGCGGCCGAGTACAAGACGGACAGCCTCGTCGATATGACGTGCCGTGCATTTGCCGACGAAACGGCGTCCGAATCGCCGGCTCCAGGGGGCGGTTCGATCGCGGCATACATGGGAGCTCTCGGCGCGGCCCTCGCGACGATGGTCGCGAACCTCTCGTCGCACAAAGCCGGTTGGGACGACCGCTGGCAGGAGTTTTCAGATTGGGCCGTTAAAGGGCAGCAGATCAAAGACGAACTCTTGTCGTTGGTCGATGAGGACACCAACGCGTTTAACAAGGTGATGGACGCATTCGGCCTGCCGAAGACGACCGACGAGGAAATGGCGGCCCGAACGGCGGCTATTCAATCGGCGACGAGATACGCGACCGAGATACCATTTCGGACGATGGAACGGACATTTGACGCGTTTGAGATCATCAAGGAGATGGCGGAGCACGGCAATCCGAACTCGGCTTCGGACGCCGGAGTCGGTGCGTTGTGTGCCCGTGCGGCTGTGATGGGTGCTTATCTAAACGTCAAGACCAACGCGGCCGGCCTGAAGGATCGCGAGTTTGCCGATGACCTGGTCGCCCGCGGTGCGGAGATCGAACGGCGAGCGAACGAACTTGAAGCCGAGATCATGGCGATCGTTAACTCGAAGTTCTGACACCGTTAGATCTTTGCTCGTTCGTACTGTGCAAATAGCCGTGTGATCTCGGCGTTTAGTTTAGCTTTTGCGGCGAGGTCGGTGGTGCGGTCGCGCTGTTTTACGAGTTCTTCGATCTGAGCAGCGATGATCTCGAGTTTGGTCTCAGGTTTCTTGGGTTTCGGGACGTTGTATTTATTGTCCATGGCTGGCAGTGGTCAGTGTTTAGTGGTCAGAGTAAAGAATAAGCCGTACCGGACCTTTGTGGTTCGGTACGGCCTTTTTGAATTAACTGACAACAAGCAGTTAGCTTTGCGAGTGGATCAGGCGGCGGGTCTGGTCGCCGAAAAGCACGTCAATTTTGTGCGGTTCGATGACGGCCGTGACTTCGCCGTGGCCGAATTTAGTGTGCATCATCGCCTGTCCCTTTCGGTATTTGCGTGTGCGGTCATAGTCCGAGGCGGCCTTGGCACGGCCGACGCTGACTGCGGTCTTAACGCCGCGGCTGAACGTCGAGGCCGTTCCGCATTCGGAACAAACTGCTTTCGTGATCTTACCTTGCTTGGTAACCGTTTCGATGTTGTGATCTTTCTCGACGTCACATGCAGAGCACATCATTTCGAGTGTATCGCCAACTTCGTACTTCTTTGTCAACATATTTGTCTACCTTCCCTATTTCTATCTATGGCGACGCTGCCTGAACTGACGAAAGTTCTTTTTGCCCGGAGCGGAGCTCGTCGCAACCGAAGCGAGCATTTGTCCGCCAAATTCGGGGTGGAATACACGCTCGACCTTTTCGCCTGTCAATTTTTCGATGGCACGCATCGAATGTTCCTCGGCGATCGTAAACAGCGTGATCGCACGTCCCGTTTTTCCGGCTCGTCCGGTACGCCCGATACGGTGGACGTAGTCCTCCGCAACCTCGGGTATATCATAGTTTATCACATGCGAGACCGAATCGATATCGATTCCGCGGGCAGCAACGTCGGTAGCGACGAGGATGCTCGTGTGGCCCGATTTGAAGCTGCGAAGTGCGGCCTCACGCTGCGACTGTGAACGGTCGCCGTGGATGCGGTTCGATTTGTGCGAACGAGCCTCCAGGATGTGTGCGAGACGGTCGGCACCGCGTTTTGTGCGGGTGAAGACCAGGACGCGTTCGAAATCTTCTTTCTCGAGCAGGTCGAGCAGGAGAACGGTTTTCGACTGAGCAGCGACAGGATATGCCGTCTGTTCGATCAGCATCGCGGCCTTGCCGCGGGGGCTGACCTCGATGTATACAGGATCTTCGAGCATCGGCGTTGCGATACGTTCGATCTCGTTCGACATCGTTGCCGAGAAGAAAAGTGTTTGACGCTTCGCAGGTATTACCTTAGAGATGCGTTTGATCGCCGGCAGAAAGCCCATATCGAGCATGCGGTCGGCTTCGTCGAGGACGAGGCAGGTCAATTTCGAAAAATTGAGCATTCCCTGGTCCATAAAATCGATCAGGCGGCCGGGCGTGGCGATGATGATATCAACACCGCGGCGAAGGGCCTGGATCTGTTTGTTATAACCGGCACCGCCGATGATCGCCGTGCAGCTGACACCCTTGGGTGCGAACTGGCGGCAAGCGGCCTCGGTCTGGTTAGCAAGCTCGCGCGTCGGCGAGAGAATGAGAACGCTCGTGCCGCGTCGATTCTTATCGGCGGCGAGGTTCTGAAGTATGGGAAGCAGGAACGCTGCGGTTTTGCCTGTACCGGTTTCGGCACAAGCCATGATGTCGCGGCCTTCGAGTACAACAGGAATAGCCTGTTCTTGGATCGGTGTAGGCTGTGTATAGCCCATCTGCTCACATTTGTCGGTATAAACCGGCAGCAAGCCTAAATCTTTAAAAGTCATTTGTAATTAAAAAATCTCTAGATCAACTAAAGGTTCGCGTAGGTTTTGAGTGCACGCATTCAGGTGCATCGATCGAATGTGCCTACAAACGCAGTGTACACAGACGAATATCCAACATGAGTTGGAACTCTAAACAAATCTTCAGGATGTAATAAGAAGTACTAACGCGGAGTGATCTTCAGTCTAACGGTGAAAACGAAGGAACCTACGTTCGAGGGGCGTGCATTCATTGTGCGAACCCGCTTCTAACTAGTCGTAACGACCCGTCTCTCGAACTATCCATTACGCTTAAACATATAAGCGACTTTACCGTCGATGAATGAGATACGGAATTATCAAACTATGAGACTAGCGCGTCCGCAGATAAATAGCAAGCTAATTATTTATCCCCAACTCGGCACGGAATAAACGCCGGGACAGCAGTTGCGAGGAGACGCTGATTTCCGGACGGTTTTTTGCCTCGAACTGCCGTCATTTATACCCATCGATCCGAAACGTGATCGTGCCTTGTGACCAGACCTGTTCCGCTTGTCCCGCTCTTGTCCCACTGTTTTTCAGC from Acidobacteriota bacterium includes the following:
- a CDS encoding NAD(P)H-quinone oxidoreductase; translation: MQAVYITEFGTPENLEIREIPDPATPQNTQVLVRVKTAGLNRADLLQVAGLYPPPAGYSNNIPGLEFAGEVVEVGNHVCKWKAGDRVFGIVAGESQAELLLIDEALLAQIPENLSFIHAAAVPEAFITAHDAVFTLGGLSEGKTLLIHAVGSGVGLAGLQIAKAKGATVLGTSRTAQKLERCSEFGLDLGIATSETKFAEAVLEKTGGRGVDVILDLVGGAYFELNLASLAMKGRLILVGLTSGRMAQFNLGIALQKRASIIGTTLRGRSNEEKAEATSYFVDDVLPMLIAGTVEPNVDRVYPVNDVVAAYNYLKSNESFGKVVLEF
- a CDS encoding TolC family protein, which gives rise to MALLIAAGSEALAQSPTPTPAVSDVQNVAPENILGVPEVAAKYSSDDRSLPDLGRVGVDMTDQKPLTLREAIELALENNRDIEVARKSSAIAEWDLRSTGGIFQPRLSGQSYYERATTPNVSIFSNNQKTTQGSFIANATVQGYLPRFGTVLAGTFNNSRVTTDNPISILSPQYNSSLGFSLTQPLFRGRKFDAGRRTIEIAKRNIELTDTQFRQRSIEVVAAVEKAYWDLAYALRNLQVQRDGVRDAKSQLEHNRRLVEEGQLAPIDIVAAETQVANFEQAVYDALNIVNTTENVVKSLISPNRNNSIWRQALTPVESVEKEIPRTTLPEAMDLALGNRPEMEINKVQKDINLLDQRLYRDQKKPQIDFTAGYTSAGVGGSQNPGFNPTFPGPCTTVPPDPVGCAQQQENLALLTGSPFRGVFANRYPVLRFGINFNIPLFGDKTANAQLGRAKVEAERINTQREQIEQGIQVEVRNALQSVRTSEGRLRAAAIARENTAKQYESEQRKLDEGQSDIYKVLERQTALAAARSNELRARTELNKAIAELERATGNSLKANDIEAKIK
- a CDS encoding efflux RND transporter permease subunit — its product is MLEPKSESDSHYTGWFRAVDRFYTYLLRFSMGHRWVIVTLCILVFLSIVPLFTYVGKNFLPVDDQSQFEVTVRAPEGSSISATSQIFERIASEIRKMPGVTDTLSTVGGGQAQVVNSGSIYVKLSDIKARTKSQEDLMAATRDLLKNFPADLRTGVQPVQAFSGGGFRSANVQFLIAGPDLKKLEEYSTKIMEKMKSIPDAVDVDSTLVSGKPEVQLEIDRDTAADLGVRVGDISQALNTLVAGQQATTFNAGTDQYEVRVRAINSFRSDTEGLSRMIVPSAKVGWVTLDRVVKPKPGTGPSSVDRTNRQRQVTLLANTRPGGSAASITSAIDSYIKELNLPKGYRTGYVGQSKEMGKAGFYFLLAFALSFIFMYIVLAAQFESFIHPVTILLTLPLSVPFGIFSLLVAGQTVNIFSGLGLLLLFGVVKKNAILQIDHTNGLRSKGMNRYEAIIQANRDRLRPILMTTIALVAGMIPLVVSTGAGSGTNRSIGVLVVGGQSLCLLLTLLAVPVFYSIFDDLAEMRLFRYVNRFATWIFGGAKRKFSTAASSLLSKQ
- a CDS encoding efflux RND transporter permease subunit, encoding MQWLAEVCVKRPVFATMLILSLVVVGAFSFLSLGVDLFPKIDFPTITITVINPGASPQEMETEVTEKIEEAVNTISGIDELRSSSVEGITQVFVQFVLEKDVNVAAQEVENRVQTVIPNLPETAEQPTVQKLDTDAAPVLRISVSAPKSLRDVTEVAKNQIKERIESINGVGQITIIGGAERQINVWVDPDKMRSYNVTPAEVSGALKIQNMEFPSGRLDEGQKETSVRTVGKIQKPEEFNNIVVATRGTYQVKVKDIGYVEDGAEEVRSEARLNGSPAVTLIVAKQSGQNTVAVAHEIKERLKEIEPTLPPGFQMRIIGDNSVFIENSLHAIEEHLVVGSILAAIVVFFFLWSFRTTFIAALAIPTSIISTFGLMYAMGYTLNSITMLSLTLMVGIVIDDAIVVLENIYRFVEEKGMNPFQAAIEGTREIGMAVLATTLSLMAVFVPIGFMQGIVGRFMSSFGLTASFAVLVSLIVSFTLTPMLAARLIKHKKEKKAKEIEEIKATECSNQRANPTAITPVGSVL
- a CDS encoding efflux RND transporter periplasmic adaptor subunit → MRVKKASTTLAISVLTAVLTAAGCGSKTANTNANASNQPTTVDVTTTQAVSRPIPTYFEATGNLASDAQTDVAPVVAGKVLEVNFDVGSYVTKGSIMVKLDPRDAQIRLEQAEAQVVQQRRAVDTAIAALRQAQIRLGLKDGQSFNIETFSQVKSVNANLTLAEKELARTQRLFDTGDVSKSILDQRRATRDSLLGQLDEARSNAAVAVRAINSAEAQVAAAKSAVATAQTQVEQARKAVSDTAIYAPISGYVSERTADPGEYLSPQAPNTKIGTIVRTSSLRMRIDVPEQSIGRVAVGQGISLQTSAYPDRNFAGTVVRILPNVNVTARTLVVEAEVDNGEGLLKPGQFATVRITQSKPEPAIMVPVTAVKAEGDINKVYIVKDGAAREVLVQTGLLENGMIQIKTGIAEGDVVATSNVNTLYDGVLVRQMN